One genomic segment of Candidatus Rokuibacteriota bacterium includes these proteins:
- a CDS encoding tripartite tricarboxylate transporter TctB family protein, whose product MRLSDGKVVGGILIVLGILALVEGRRIYALREQMVAGAVVGDDTFPILVGLALLLLGGAAAFTRLPSVKVTLPQRVERARMLWGAGLLAGYWLILPYLGYTGSTALVSTGLYKAMGGYRWPIATLLGGVTTGLLYLLFRVWLLQPLPTGALGF is encoded by the coding sequence GTGCGCCTATCTGATGGCAAGGTCGTCGGTGGGATCCTGATCGTGCTGGGCATCCTCGCCCTCGTCGAAGGGCGCCGGATCTACGCGCTCAGGGAGCAGATGGTGGCCGGCGCCGTCGTCGGCGACGACACGTTCCCGATCCTCGTCGGCCTCGCGCTGCTCCTCCTGGGCGGAGCCGCTGCCTTTACCCGGCTCCCGTCGGTGAAGGTGACGCTCCCGCAGCGAGTCGAGCGCGCCCGGATGCTCTGGGGAGCGGGCCTCCTCGCCGGCTACTGGCTTATCCTTCCTTACCTCGGCTACACGGGGAGTACAGCGCTGGTGTCCACCGGGCTCTACAAGGCAATGGGCGGCTACCGCTGGCCGATCGCGACCCTTCTCGGCGGCGTGACCACCGGCCTCCTCTACCTCCTCTTCCGGGTCTGGCTCCTCCAGCCTCTCCCGACGGGCGCGCTGGGGTTCTGA
- a CDS encoding tripartite tricarboxylate transporter permease: MAVLGSLLGTLVGVLPGLGPTAAIAILFPLTTVLAPVPAIIMLAGIYYGAMYGGSTTAILLNIPGEVASVPTCLDGYPLAQQGRGGVALGIAAIGSFFAGTLGVVALTFFAPFLADQALRFGPPEYFGLMVLAFTVVASLSGGSLLKGFSMALLGYFISLIGLGPATAEPRFAFGWALLMSGVDLIALVVGLFAISEVFLGLEEARVAIAQKIRNVFPSWADLKQSFPAILRGTGIGFFLGLLPGCAPGVTVFLAYDAEKKLSKRPERFGKGAIEGVASPESANNATSSAGFIPLMALGIPASPPLAVLLGGLLVYGLQPGPLLFQKNPDFVWTVIASLYIGNVILLILNLPLIGMWVWLTRVPYGILGPAILLLSFLGAYSVRNSMFDVAVSLVFGAVGYVLRKYQWPLAPLLLAYILGPLLENYLIQSLSMSGGSPMIFFQRGLTLALLIGAALLLLTSLALVRYTSQRVREETAEEMAL; encoded by the coding sequence ATGGCCGTCCTGGGCTCGCTCCTCGGGACTCTGGTCGGAGTGCTCCCGGGTCTGGGCCCCACGGCGGCCATCGCGATCCTCTTCCCGCTGACCACGGTGCTCGCCCCCGTCCCCGCCATCATCATGCTCGCCGGGATCTACTACGGCGCCATGTACGGCGGCTCGACGACCGCGATCCTCCTCAACATCCCGGGCGAGGTGGCGTCGGTCCCGACCTGCCTGGACGGCTACCCGCTGGCCCAGCAGGGGAGGGGCGGCGTCGCCCTCGGCATCGCCGCCATCGGCTCCTTCTTCGCGGGGACGCTCGGCGTGGTCGCGCTCACGTTCTTCGCCCCCTTCCTCGCGGATCAGGCGCTCAGGTTCGGTCCGCCCGAATACTTCGGCCTGATGGTGCTCGCCTTCACCGTCGTCGCCTCGCTCTCGGGTGGGTCGCTCCTCAAGGGTTTCTCGATGGCGCTTCTCGGCTACTTCATCTCGCTGATCGGCCTCGGGCCGGCCACCGCTGAGCCCCGCTTCGCCTTCGGTTGGGCGCTCCTCATGAGCGGCGTGGACCTGATCGCGCTGGTCGTGGGCCTCTTCGCCATCTCCGAGGTCTTCCTCGGCCTTGAGGAGGCGCGCGTGGCCATCGCCCAGAAGATCCGGAACGTCTTCCCGAGCTGGGCCGATCTCAAGCAATCCTTCCCCGCGATCCTGAGGGGAACGGGCATCGGCTTCTTCCTGGGGCTCCTCCCCGGCTGCGCCCCTGGCGTGACCGTGTTCCTCGCCTACGACGCCGAGAAGAAGCTCTCCAAGCGCCCCGAGCGCTTCGGCAAGGGCGCCATCGAGGGGGTAGCGTCGCCGGAATCCGCCAACAACGCCACATCCTCGGCGGGCTTCATCCCGCTCATGGCCCTGGGGATCCCCGCCTCCCCGCCGCTCGCCGTCCTCCTGGGCGGGCTCCTGGTGTACGGCCTCCAGCCGGGCCCGCTCCTCTTCCAGAAGAACCCCGACTTCGTCTGGACCGTCATCGCGAGCCTCTACATCGGCAACGTCATCCTCCTGATCCTGAACCTCCCGCTGATCGGCATGTGGGTGTGGCTCACGCGCGTCCCCTACGGTATCCTGGGACCGGCGATCCTCCTGCTCTCGTTCCTCGGAGCCTACAGCGTGCGAAACAGCATGTTCGACGTGGCGGTGAGCCTGGTCTTCGGCGCGGTCGGCTACGTCCTCAGGAAGTACCAGTGGCCGCTTGCGCCGCTGCTCCTGGCCTACATCCTGGGTCCGCTCCTCGAGAACTACCTGATCCAGTCGCTCTCGATGAGCGGCGGGAGCCCTATGATCTTCTTCCAGCGGGGGCTCACGCTGGCGCTCCTCATCGGGGCGGCGCTCCTGCTCCTGACCTCCCTCGCCCTCGTGCGCTACACGAGCCAGCGGGTGCGGGAGGAGACGGCGGAAGAGATGGCGCTTTAG
- a CDS encoding tripartite tricarboxylate transporter substrate binding protein produces the protein MTRPRIATCFTLLTAALLALSPTAAPAQDYPTKPIEIIVPFVPGGGTDLIARLISDYLGKKWNNPILVVNKPGGGGMIGARAALKEAKADGYTVLIDIHTTSSMHIGASKTPMLTLADRKYAGRLVRDPMVFAVKADAPWKNFKEFSDWVKANPEQLVWSTVGPAGPSRYTAYDWMTQIGVDPTKTKMVITKGAGDSFAQLAGGHVTLSIHSVAEANAMLKAGKIKLLAVLSPTRIKYIPDVPTAEEQGVMKGVRVQWWASVAFPAATPDPIVKKWEGAVAEMVKDPAFLAGAERISMNIDHLPAAEMRAFVEKEVEGYTDMASKIGIRR, from the coding sequence ATGACGCGGCCTCGCATCGCGACCTGCTTCACCCTGCTGACGGCGGCGCTGCTGGCCCTTAGCCCCACGGCCGCCCCGGCGCAGGACTATCCGACGAAGCCCATCGAGATCATCGTCCCCTTCGTCCCCGGCGGCGGAACCGACCTGATCGCCCGCCTCATCTCCGACTACCTGGGAAAGAAGTGGAACAATCCCATTCTGGTCGTGAACAAGCCCGGCGGGGGCGGGATGATCGGCGCCCGGGCAGCGCTCAAGGAGGCCAAGGCCGACGGGTATACGGTGCTCATCGACATCCACACCACGTCCTCGATGCACATCGGGGCCTCCAAGACCCCGATGCTCACGCTCGCTGACCGGAAGTACGCGGGCCGGCTCGTCCGCGACCCCATGGTCTTCGCCGTGAAGGCCGACGCCCCCTGGAAGAACTTCAAGGAGTTCTCCGACTGGGTGAAGGCCAACCCCGAGCAGCTCGTCTGGTCCACGGTGGGGCCGGCCGGGCCGTCCCGCTACACCGCCTACGACTGGATGACCCAGATCGGCGTGGACCCCACCAAGACCAAGATGGTCATCACCAAGGGGGCGGGGGATTCGTTCGCCCAGCTCGCTGGTGGCCACGTCACGCTCTCGATCCACTCGGTGGCCGAGGCCAACGCCATGCTGAAGGCCGGGAAGATCAAGCTCCTGGCCGTGCTCTCTCCGACCCGCATCAAGTACATCCCCGACGTGCCCACGGCCGAGGAGCAGGGCGTCATGAAGGGGGTGCGCGTCCAGTGGTGGGCCTCTGTCGCATTTCCCGCCGCCACGCCGGATCCGATTGTGAAGAAGTGGGAGGGCGCCGTCGCCGAGATGGTGAAGGACCCCGCCTTCCTCGCCGGCGCCGAGCGGATCAGCATGAACATCGATCATCTGCCGGCGGCGGAGATGCGCGCCTTCGTGGAGAAGGAGGTCGAGGGCTACACGGACATGGCCTCCAAGATCGGCATCCGCCGGTAG